In Romboutsia lituseburensis, a genomic segment contains:
- the aguA gene encoding agmatine deiminase has translation MKTLNSTPKTDGFRMPGEFEPHDGCWIIWPERTDNWRLGAKPAQKVFVEVAKAISEFESVTVCVSNEQYDNARNMLPENVRLVEISNNDSWIRDCGPTFVTNGKEVRGIDWSFNAWGGLVDGLYFPWDKDDHVARKVCEIEQRDRYRLDDFVLEGGSIHVDGEGTLIVTEECLLSEGRNPDLSRDEIEDVLKEYLNLEKIIWIPLGIYNDETNGHVDNIIHYVAPGKVVLAWTNDKNDPQYEICQKAYEILSNETDAKGRNIEVVKLMLPSNILITKEESEGVDAIDGTLPRQEGDRLAASYANFYIANGGVVLPLFNDPNDEKAIETLKCCFPNRKIVGVYAREILLGGGNIHCITQQQPKA, from the coding sequence ATGAAAACTTTAAACTCTACTCCAAAAACAGATGGATTTAGAATGCCAGGAGAATTTGAACCACATGATGGATGCTGGATAATATGGCCAGAGAGAACTGACAACTGGAGACTTGGTGCAAAACCTGCTCAAAAGGTATTTGTAGAAGTAGCCAAAGCTATTAGTGAATTTGAATCAGTTACTGTATGTGTAAGTAATGAACAATATGATAATGCTAGAAATATGTTACCAGAAAATGTAAGACTAGTTGAAATATCTAATAATGATTCCTGGATTCGTGATTGTGGACCTACTTTTGTAACTAATGGAAAAGAAGTAAGAGGTATTGACTGGTCATTTAATGCATGGGGTGGTTTAGTAGATGGATTATATTTCCCATGGGATAAAGATGATCATGTAGCTAGAAAGGTATGTGAAATAGAACAAAGAGATAGATATAGATTAGACGATTTTGTATTAGAAGGTGGATCTATACACGTTGATGGTGAGGGTACTTTAATAGTTACTGAAGAATGTTTATTAAGTGAAGGTCGTAATCCGGATCTATCAAGAGACGAAATAGAAGATGTATTAAAAGAATACTTAAATCTTGAAAAGATTATTTGGATACCACTAGGAATTTACAATGATGAAACTAATGGCCATGTAGATAACATCATACATTATGTAGCACCAGGAAAAGTTGTTTTGGCTTGGACTAATGATAAAAATGATCCACAATATGAAATATGTCAAAAAGCTTATGAAATTTTAAGTAATGAAACAGATGCAAAAGGTAGAAATATTGAAGTTGTAAAGCTAATGCTGCCTTCGAATATATTGATAACAAAAGAAGAAAGTGAAGGTGTTGATGCTATAGATGGAACTTTACCACGACAAGAAGGAGATCGTTTGGCAGCATCTTATGCAAACTTTTATATAGCAAATGGTGGAGTAGTATTACCACTATTTAATGACCCTAATGATGAAAAAGCGATAGAGACACTTAAATGTTGTTTTCCTAATAGAAAAATAGTAGGAGTTTATGCTAGAGAGATTCTTCTTGGTGGAGGAAACATTCATTGTATAACTCAACAGCAACCTAAAGCTTAA
- the ptcA gene encoding putrescine carbamoyltransferase: MKLPVSSATDLNKKGLRHFLDTQDLSKKELLELFELMRLLKEARKDNAVPQLFKGKSIAMIFEQPSTRTRVSFETAATILGGHALFLSPKDIHLGAKESLEDTSKVLSRMVDMMMARVDKHSTVAGLAEYSTVPVVNGLCDWLHPTQMLADVFTMIEHLPKGKKLEDLTVSFMGDATNVCSSLAFICTQLGMKYKHIGPKKYQMPKEWQDIAIKNCETSGGELIVTDDIEAVRGSDIVVADSFYWFGQEDEKEERLTTFMPKYVVTQDIMNMAGKDALFMHCLPANDQRECTREVMNGSESVIFDEAENRLTAQMAILVYFTYNHIQKPSEETIKKHEDALNNFLEHITINDVEEINLI; encoded by the coding sequence ATGAAATTACCAGTATCAAGTGCAACAGATCTTAACAAGAAAGGATTAAGACATTTTTTAGATACACAAGACTTAAGTAAAAAAGAATTATTAGAGTTATTTGAGTTAATGAGACTTTTAAAAGAAGCTAGAAAAGACAATGCAGTTCCTCAATTATTTAAAGGAAAATCAATAGCGATGATATTTGAGCAGCCATCAACAAGAACAAGGGTATCTTTTGAAACGGCAGCTACTATACTTGGAGGTCATGCTCTATTTTTATCACCAAAGGATATACATTTAGGAGCTAAAGAAAGTCTAGAAGACACATCAAAGGTTTTATCAAGAATGGTTGATATGATGATGGCTAGAGTGGATAAACATTCTACAGTAGCAGGGCTTGCAGAGTATTCAACAGTTCCAGTTGTAAATGGACTATGTGATTGGCTACATCCAACTCAAATGTTAGCAGATGTATTTACTATGATAGAACATTTACCTAAAGGTAAAAAGTTAGAAGATTTAACGGTAAGTTTTATGGGAGACGCAACCAATGTATGCTCATCACTAGCATTTATATGTACTCAATTAGGTATGAAGTATAAGCATATAGGACCTAAAAAATATCAAATGCCTAAAGAGTGGCAAGATATAGCTATAAAAAATTGTGAAACATCAGGTGGAGAATTAATAGTTACAGACGATATTGAGGCTGTTAGAGGTTCTGATATAGTTGTTGCAGATAGTTTCTACTGGTTTGGGCAAGAAGATGAAAAAGAAGAAAGGCTAACTACATTCATGCCTAAGTATGTAGTTACTCAAGATATCATGAATATGGCAGGTAAGGATGCTTTATTTATGCACTGCCTACCAGCTAATGATCAAAGAGAATGTACAAGAGAAGTTATGAATGGTAGTGAATCTGTAATATTTGATGAAGCTGAAAATAGATTGACAGCACAAATGGCTATATTAGTATACTTTACTTATAATCACATACAAAAACCATCTGAAGAAACTATTAAAAAACATGAAGATGCTTTAAATAATTTCTTAGAACATATAACTATAAATGATGTTGAGGAAATTAATTTAATATAA
- a CDS encoding exonuclease domain-containing protein, which yields MSNKVLAISFKTANYNRSSVCSIGLALYEDGKIKLNEEILVNPEEEFDEYSIKMHNINEEKIQDAKIFNKAWQSISYMIDKNTLVISPNASLDISVLIHACDKYNMVYPNFDYLCTWKLSNIVKQNEEEDLDEEILYNSSSEEAYKCLNTYLDILRNFKYNKIEDLLKEFNIEKGVLFNKSYKPFGIKKQKYRREIDIEEIKLRTYDFENSHPFYKKTIVFTGALRSMRRSEAMKKVNNVGGIGGYSVTKNTDYLVLGEQSIRKLNGKVKSSKHISAERLISQGKNLKIITEDDFLELVF from the coding sequence GTGAGTAATAAAGTATTAGCTATATCATTTAAAACAGCAAATTATAATAGATCCAGTGTATGTAGCATAGGACTAGCTCTTTATGAAGATGGTAAAATTAAATTAAATGAAGAAATACTGGTTAATCCAGAAGAAGAGTTTGATGAATATAGCATTAAAATGCATAATATAAATGAAGAAAAGATACAAGATGCTAAAATATTTAATAAAGCATGGCAATCAATATCTTATATGATAGATAAAAATACCTTAGTAATATCACCTAATGCTAGTTTAGATATTAGTGTGCTTATACATGCTTGTGACAAGTATAATATGGTTTATCCCAATTTTGATTACTTATGTACTTGGAAACTATCTAATATAGTAAAACAAAATGAAGAAGAAGATTTAGATGAAGAAATTTTATATAATAGCTCAAGTGAAGAAGCTTATAAATGTTTAAATACATATTTAGATATATTAAGAAATTTTAAATATAACAAAATAGAAGATTTACTCAAAGAATTTAACATAGAAAAAGGAGTACTTTTCAATAAATCATATAAACCATTTGGTATAAAAAAACAAAAATATAGAAGAGAAATAGATATAGAAGAAATAAAATTAAGAACATATGACTTTGAAAATAGTCACCCATTTTATAAAAAAACGATAGTGTTTACAGGTGCTCTTAGAAGTATGAGAAGGTCTGAAGCTATGAAAAAAGTGAACAATGTTGGTGGAATAGGTGGATACAGCGTAACTAAAAATACAGATTATTTAGTTTTAGGAGAACAAAGTATTAGAAAGCTAAATGGTAAAGTTAAAAGTAGCAAACATATAAGTGCAGAAAGATTAATATCGCAAGGAAAAAATTTAAAAATTATTACTGAGGATGATTTTCTAGAATTAGTTTTCTAA